In Dioscorea cayenensis subsp. rotundata cultivar TDr96_F1 chromosome 11, TDr96_F1_v2_PseudoChromosome.rev07_lg8_w22 25.fasta, whole genome shotgun sequence, a single genomic region encodes these proteins:
- the LOC120272531 gene encoding histone H3.3, producing MARTKQTARKSTGGKAPRKQLATKAARKSAPTTGGVKKPHRYRPGTVALREIRKYQKSTELLIRKLPFQRLVREIAQDFKTDLRFQSHAVLALQEAAEAYLVGLFEDTNLCAIHAKRVTIMPKDIQLARRIRGERA from the exons ATGGCTCGTACCAAGCAGACCGCTCGCAAGTCCACCGGTGGCAAGGCTCCCCGGAAGCAGCTCGCCACCAAG GCGGCGAGGAAGTCGGCTCCGACCACCGGAGGTGTCAAGAAACCTCATCGCTACCGTCCCGGCACGGTTGCTCTACG TGAGATCAGGAAGTACCAGAAGAGCACGGAGTTGCTGATAAGGAAGCTACCTTTCCAGAGGCTCGTGAGGGAAATCGCGCAAGACTTCAAGACGGATCTGAGGTTTCAGAGCCATGCCGTTCTGGCCTTGCAGGAGGCTGCGGAGGCTTACCTCGTCGGGCTGTTCGAAGATACCAATCTTTGCGCGATCCATGCCAAGCGTGTGACGATCATGCCCAAAGATATCCAGCTCGCTCGTCGGATTCGTGGAGAGCGCGCTTAA